One stretch of Rosistilla oblonga DNA includes these proteins:
- a CDS encoding SDR family oxidoreductase — MTFDVTNKTVLVTGANRGIGKAILEEALHRGAAKVYAAVRNVDSAASLVAEHGDKVVPIRIDLDDPSSITAAAETATDVDVVINNAGVLKTSSAVAADAVESLQFEMNANVYGLLRVAQAFAPVLKANGGGAFVQLNSVASVKTFADFATYCASKAASYSITQGLRETLREQGTQVVSVHPGPIDTDMGAAAGFDDAASPSSVATEIFNALAEGRFHAWPDPVAQQIGGAYQSFSENVIEADMQESPA, encoded by the coding sequence ATGACATTTGACGTAACAAACAAGACAGTTTTGGTTACCGGTGCGAATCGCGGAATTGGCAAAGCGATCTTGGAAGAGGCTTTGCATCGAGGAGCCGCCAAGGTCTACGCAGCGGTTCGAAACGTGGATTCGGCGGCGTCACTCGTCGCCGAGCATGGCGACAAGGTCGTTCCGATCCGCATCGACCTCGATGATCCCTCATCGATCACTGCGGCCGCTGAAACCGCAACCGACGTCGACGTTGTCATAAATAATGCGGGCGTCCTCAAAACTTCTTCGGCAGTCGCAGCCGATGCGGTGGAATCGTTGCAGTTCGAAATGAACGCCAACGTCTACGGTTTGCTCCGCGTCGCCCAAGCGTTTGCTCCCGTCCTAAAAGCCAACGGCGGTGGAGCGTTCGTGCAACTCAATAGCGTCGCATCGGTCAAGACCTTCGCCGATTTCGCCACCTACTGCGCCTCGAAGGCAGCCAGTTATTCGATCACCCAAGGGCTGCGTGAAACATTGCGGGAACAGGGCACTCAGGTAGTGAGCGTCCATCCCGGCCCGATCGATACCGACATGGGGGCGGCAGCCGGGTTCGACGATGCCGCGTCGCCGTCGTCGGTAGCAACCGAAATTTTCAACGCCCTTGCGGAAGGGCGGTTCCACGCTTGGCCCGATCCCGTCGCCCAACAGATCGGCGGTGCCTACCAAAGCTTCTCCGAAAATGTCATCGAAGCGGACATGCAAGAGAGCCCCGCGTAA
- a CDS encoding transposase family protein has product MKVPAAGSLLAILAAIPDYRGRKGRRHSLAAMLAAIICGLLTGAKGCTAIAQWLHDQEPEFWHSIGFTRKPPTSNCFRDVLLGL; this is encoded by the coding sequence GTGAAAGTTCCCGCTGCTGGTAGTTTGCTGGCCATCTTGGCAGCAATTCCCGACTATCGCGGGCGAAAGGGACGACGCCATTCTTTAGCTGCCATGCTGGCGGCGATCATTTGTGGGCTCTTAACCGGAGCAAAAGGATGCACTGCGATTGCTCAATGGTTGCACGATCAAGAACCGGAGTTTTGGCATTCGATTGGCTTCACAAGAAAGCCGCCAACATCAAACTGTTTTAGAGATGTATTGCTCGGCTTGTGA
- a CDS encoding four helix bundle protein yields MSDRIYSHRDLIVYQKSFAAGKRVFELSQTFPREEMYSLTDQVRRSSRSVSANIAEAWRKRRYQKHFCSTLNIAEAEAAETQVWIEYASAHGYIDDETASKASAYYEEILRMIVKMIHGSSNWCDLKSREAGKAGREGVRESESRYGIAHESRVIDQYALLSPSPDLPDSPSSAAESKDA; encoded by the coding sequence ATGAGTGATCGTATCTATAGCCATCGCGATTTGATCGTGTATCAGAAGTCGTTTGCGGCGGGGAAGCGAGTGTTTGAATTGTCGCAGACGTTCCCTCGCGAGGAGATGTATTCGCTGACGGATCAAGTGCGGAGGTCTTCGCGTAGCGTGAGTGCCAACATCGCTGAGGCATGGCGAAAGCGACGTTATCAAAAACACTTTTGCAGCACGTTAAATATCGCCGAAGCCGAAGCCGCCGAAACGCAAGTTTGGATCGAATACGCCAGTGCGCATGGCTACATTGATGACGAGACTGCTTCCAAAGCGAGTGCATACTACGAAGAGATTCTTCGGATGATCGTGAAGATGATTCACGGTTCATCGAATTGGTGTGACTTGAAAAGCAGAGAAGCGGGGAAGGCTGGCAGGGAGGGAGTACGGGAATCTGAGAGCCGTTATGGAATCGCGCATGAATCTCGAGTGATCGATCAATACGCGCTGCTCTCCCCATCTCCCGATCTCCCTGACTCCCCCTCCTCTGCAGCGGAGTCCAAAGATGCTTAA
- a CDS encoding carboxymuconolactone decarboxylase family protein: MPNLHGVMAESPALLEAYRTVSAIFDTKTDLSTTERQIIAMTNNRLNGCTYCMAAHTSIMQAGKVPDDVITALRDGTPIADPKLEALRVFAEQVNEKRGWIEQSDIDALLAAGCTKQTVFDVIVGTAYKVLSNYTNHVAQTPVDAAFAKNEWTAETERVQ, translated from the coding sequence GTGCCGAATCTGCACGGCGTGATGGCGGAATCGCCAGCGTTGTTGGAAGCCTACCGTACGGTCTCCGCGATCTTTGACACAAAAACCGACCTCAGCACGACCGAGCGGCAGATCATCGCGATGACCAACAATCGGCTCAACGGTTGCACGTACTGCATGGCTGCCCACACGTCGATCATGCAGGCGGGTAAGGTTCCCGACGATGTGATCACCGCACTCCGCGATGGCACACCGATTGCGGATCCAAAGCTGGAAGCACTGCGAGTCTTTGCGGAACAGGTCAACGAAAAACGGGGCTGGATCGAGCAGAGCGACATCGATGCGTTGTTGGCCGCTGGATGCACCAAACAGACGGTCTTCGATGTAATCGTCGGAACGGCTTACAAGGTCCTTTCCAACTACACAAACCACGTCGCCCAAACGCCTGTAGACGCTGCGTTCGCGAAAAACGAATGGACCGCCGAAACCGAACGCGTCCAGTGA
- a CDS encoding efflux RND transporter permease subunit: protein MLNHLIRFCVKEPWLVVLLTVGLSIAGWISFKSIPIDAIPNIGENQVIVLTPWPGRSPKDIEDQVTYPLSVSLLAVPGAESVRGKSMFGYSFVQVTFKDEIDFYWARSRVSEQLGSAASQLPDGVVPQLGPDATGLGQVYYYTLQPPDAGMGLAELRSMQDFVVKYELQAVEGVSEVASIGGYVRQYQIEVDPDKLRFHNVSLDKLAMAINGSNLDVGAKTVETTGMEFIVRSKGFLGSGGDKDKAVEDIEETVIMQRDGVPVRVRDVADVQIGPDFRRGALDYNGVEAVGGVVVMRYGENPRVVIDRVKEKIAAITPSLQGVTIHGVYDRSGLIDETMETLTHALRDEIIITAIIILLFLLHIRSSFVVAICLPAAVLMSFIAMRVVGVGANIMSLAGIAIAIGTMVDMAIIVSENIYQHLAEWEKRVGRGGVGSQEASPSLPPPTSPTRAAVVYDATIEVAPAVVTAVATTIVSFLPVFFLTGRDYKLFSPLAYTKTFAIAAAMIVAVTIVPALCRLMLRSNVRRKTTALVAALSLSGLLGAAAHFLWGSRLAERFGFETWIVTAIAATIGFIGGWQLMRERIRPIEEIPSSRFVRWIYAARLRHALNYKAIALSFPAVLLVVGVGAYVGMPTVLRPIEKVANLFGADLNDFPGYVDAKHVFTGLQSDDWIALDEGSWFYMPTLYPAASFSQAMQVLQTQDVLIGQIPEVKDVLGKIGRVESALDPAPAAMVETYVMLKPESEWREGVTARDVWEEINRVATLPGVTPASALQPIEGRVVMLQSGIKAPMAIRVYGDELETLADAAMDVAAELKKSPLINAGTVNPDIVLGKPYVEFTVDREAASRYGMSSSMVNQVIETALGGMNLIKTVEGRERYPVRLRYNRDLREQIDGLKRLPIVTQSGAVVPLEEFAKLETTWGPGAINSENGRLVAHVSFMTNGVKGDLESVEAIEDQLREAQMGKGEQWEMGRVGDDSGGTSLRDSPAPTLNLPAGYSLEAVGSFRNQIEANLRLMWIIPLVISINLLLIYLEFRNFAISLAVFSGIPVAFAGGMIAVATMDVELNTAVWVGFIALFGLAVDDGVVMATYIHQLLKKRKIKSVEDIRNVVYEAGLKRIRPCMMTTVTTLAALLPVLIATGRGADVARAMAIPVFGGMLAEPFTSFIVPTLYSGYLELKMRFGFQDELFEEAREVGVGRERDARLLPSPSLPTHT from the coding sequence ATGCTTAACCACCTGATTCGCTTCTGCGTGAAAGAACCCTGGCTCGTCGTCTTGCTAACCGTCGGTCTCAGCATCGCCGGCTGGATCAGTTTCAAGTCCATCCCAATCGACGCGATTCCGAACATCGGCGAGAACCAAGTCATCGTGTTGACGCCTTGGCCTGGACGGTCCCCCAAGGACATCGAGGACCAAGTCACGTATCCATTGAGTGTTTCACTGCTTGCTGTTCCCGGTGCTGAATCGGTGCGTGGCAAGAGTATGTTCGGTTACAGCTTTGTGCAGGTGACATTCAAAGACGAGATCGATTTCTATTGGGCTCGCAGCCGCGTCTCCGAGCAATTGGGCAGCGCCGCGTCTCAGCTTCCCGATGGCGTCGTTCCGCAACTTGGCCCCGACGCGACGGGACTCGGCCAGGTCTATTACTACACGTTACAGCCACCCGACGCAGGCATGGGCCTGGCAGAACTTCGCAGCATGCAAGACTTCGTCGTGAAATATGAATTGCAAGCTGTCGAGGGCGTCAGCGAAGTTGCTTCGATTGGCGGTTACGTTCGCCAGTATCAAATCGAAGTCGATCCCGACAAGCTTCGCTTTCACAACGTGTCGTTAGATAAGCTGGCGATGGCGATCAATGGATCGAACTTGGACGTCGGGGCGAAGACAGTTGAAACGACCGGTATGGAGTTTATCGTCCGCAGCAAGGGTTTCCTCGGATCTGGCGGTGACAAGGACAAAGCGGTCGAGGATATCGAAGAGACCGTCATCATGCAGCGCGACGGGGTTCCCGTTCGTGTTCGCGACGTCGCCGATGTGCAGATCGGCCCGGACTTTCGCCGCGGTGCGTTGGACTACAACGGAGTTGAAGCGGTTGGTGGCGTGGTAGTGATGCGTTACGGCGAGAACCCGCGAGTTGTGATCGACCGAGTGAAAGAGAAGATTGCTGCGATCACGCCATCGCTGCAAGGCGTGACGATCCATGGCGTCTACGATCGCAGCGGCCTGATCGACGAAACGATGGAGACTCTTACGCACGCGTTGCGCGACGAAATCATCATCACAGCGATCATCATCCTGTTGTTCTTGTTGCACATCCGCAGCAGCTTTGTTGTCGCAATTTGTTTACCAGCAGCCGTGCTGATGTCGTTCATTGCGATGCGAGTTGTCGGCGTTGGTGCGAACATTATGTCGCTAGCGGGGATCGCGATCGCGATTGGAACCATGGTCGACATGGCGATCATCGTTTCGGAGAACATCTACCAGCATCTGGCTGAGTGGGAAAAGCGAGTTGGCAGAGGAGGAGTTGGGAGTCAGGAAGCCTCTCCCTCACTCCCACCTCCCACCTCCCCTACTCGCGCAGCCGTCGTCTACGACGCGACCATCGAAGTCGCACCCGCCGTCGTGACCGCCGTGGCGACAACCATCGTCAGCTTCCTGCCAGTCTTCTTTTTGACCGGCCGCGATTACAAACTGTTTTCCCCCCTGGCTTACACCAAGACTTTTGCGATCGCTGCAGCAATGATCGTTGCCGTCACGATCGTACCGGCATTGTGTCGTTTGATGCTGCGAAGCAATGTGCGTCGTAAAACAACCGCGTTGGTTGCTGCGTTGTCGCTCTCCGGATTGCTCGGTGCCGCGGCGCATTTTCTATGGGGATCGCGACTTGCAGAACGGTTTGGCTTCGAGACTTGGATTGTGACCGCGATCGCAGCCACAATCGGCTTCATTGGCGGTTGGCAGTTGATGCGAGAACGGATTCGGCCGATCGAAGAGATTCCGTCGAGCCGCTTTGTCCGCTGGATATACGCGGCGCGACTGCGACATGCTCTGAATTACAAAGCAATTGCTCTCTCTTTTCCGGCTGTGCTGTTGGTCGTCGGCGTAGGGGCCTACGTCGGGATGCCGACCGTGCTGCGCCCCATCGAGAAAGTTGCGAATCTGTTTGGTGCTGATCTGAATGATTTTCCTGGCTACGTTGATGCCAAGCATGTCTTCACCGGTTTGCAAAGCGACGACTGGATCGCGCTGGACGAAGGAAGTTGGTTTTACATGCCGACGCTTTACCCAGCGGCCAGTTTTTCGCAAGCGATGCAGGTGCTGCAGACGCAGGATGTTCTGATCGGCCAAATTCCCGAGGTCAAAGATGTGCTAGGCAAGATCGGCCGTGTGGAGTCTGCACTCGATCCCGCTCCGGCGGCGATGGTCGAAACGTATGTGATGCTGAAACCCGAAAGCGAGTGGCGAGAAGGGGTGACCGCCCGCGATGTGTGGGAAGAAATCAACCGCGTCGCAACCCTACCGGGCGTCACACCCGCTTCGGCGCTGCAACCGATCGAAGGCCGCGTTGTGATGTTGCAATCGGGAATCAAGGCTCCAATGGCCATCCGTGTGTATGGAGATGAGTTGGAGACGCTTGCCGACGCCGCGATGGACGTTGCCGCAGAGCTAAAGAAGTCACCGTTGATCAACGCCGGCACCGTCAATCCCGACATCGTACTCGGCAAACCGTACGTCGAGTTCACTGTCGATCGCGAGGCGGCATCGCGGTACGGAATGAGTTCGTCGATGGTGAACCAAGTCATCGAAACGGCGCTCGGTGGAATGAATCTTATTAAGACGGTCGAAGGGCGAGAGCGTTATCCCGTGCGGCTTCGATACAACCGCGACCTGCGTGAACAGATCGACGGCCTAAAACGTTTGCCAATCGTCACGCAATCCGGCGCCGTTGTCCCGCTAGAAGAATTCGCGAAGCTCGAGACGACTTGGGGGCCGGGGGCGATCAACAGCGAAAACGGACGGTTGGTTGCTCATGTTTCCTTCATGACCAACGGCGTTAAAGGGGATCTGGAGTCGGTTGAAGCAATTGAAGATCAGTTAAGGGAAGCGCAGATGGGGAAAGGCGAGCAATGGGAGATGGGGAGAGTGGGAGACGACTCGGGTGGTACCAGTCTCCGCGACTCTCCGGCTCCCACTCTAAACCTCCCCGCCGGGTATTCCCTCGAAGCCGTTGGCAGTTTCCGAAACCAGATTGAAGCAAACCTGCGACTGATGTGGATCATTCCATTGGTGATCAGCATCAACTTGCTGTTGATTTATCTTGAGTTCCGAAACTTCGCGATTTCGTTGGCTGTTTTTTCCGGTATCCCCGTCGCGTTCGCGGGCGGGATGATCGCGGTCGCCACGATGGACGTGGAACTCAACACGGCGGTGTGGGTGGGTTTCATCGCGCTATTCGGGCTCGCGGTCGACGATGGCGTCGTGATGGCAACCTACATCCATCAACTTCTGAAGAAACGCAAAATCAAATCGGTCGAAGACATTCGCAATGTGGTTTATGAAGCGGGCCTAAAACGTATTCGCCCCTGCATGATGACGACGGTGACGACGCTCGCCGCGTTGCTCCCGGTCTTGATTGCGACGGGCCGCGGTGCTGACGTTGCCCGAGCGATGGCGATCCCGGTGTTCGGTGGCATGCTTGCCGAACCGTTCACCTCTTTCATCGTGCCGACGCTTTATAGCGGATATCTGGAATTAAAAATGCGATTCGGATTTCAAGACGAGCTTTTTGAGGAAGCAAGGGAAGTGGGAGTTGGGAGAGAACGAGATGCACGATTACTCCCCTCTCCTTCACTCCCGACTCATACCTAA
- a CDS encoding efflux RND transporter periplasmic adaptor subunit — MQAATVVVVAGLVFFLLGVAQRTKWLTADGFSGGKDAAVAEVGGGEDKRYICPMMCTPPSTEPGRCPVCAMELVEATGGGGGDGISVTIEPSARRLVGIQTAMSTMGEVNRTIRTIGSIDFDESRLSTISAYVDGRLEKMYANYAGVKVNEGDDLALLYSPQLYTAQTEFVSSMNSGGKVGRFQLDDGDLNAMARENLAELGMTQSQIDQLAQSGKPMSRVRIKSPQSGTVIEKSAVEGDYVKTGQKLYRVADLSSVWMMLDLFPDDASAVRFGQQVEAEIQSMPGEIFTGRVAFIDPTVNPKTRTVRVRVEIMNFDGKLRPGDYATARVTVPAIPMDQVYDPALANKYISPMHPQVIRDDPGKCPLCDMDLVPTSQLGFADKPLPMQQVVTVPRDAVLLAGENSVIYVETEPGRFEIRRITVGPMNRKEAVIVEGLAAGETVATGGNFLIDSQMQLAGNPSLMDPTKAPSYSPGPLELPQANPVVLTNDTGKSLDRTYDAYFEIQRAMAADQTPPPVVLNSLIAGLRELEMAPEVPDGAQRNFATARRAASRMDGSLETAREAYRGVSHAMLKAATVVRGQKTAEKLTHYYCPMVPGGGGDWMQPGGELQNPYWGSEMLTCGELVGESGRWGDGEMGRWGDGEMGRWGDGEVSRNE; from the coding sequence GTGCAGGCCGCAACTGTTGTTGTCGTCGCCGGGCTCGTGTTCTTCTTGCTCGGTGTCGCACAGCGAACGAAGTGGTTGACCGCTGATGGTTTCTCGGGCGGCAAAGACGCAGCCGTGGCGGAAGTCGGCGGTGGCGAAGACAAGCGATACATTTGTCCGATGATGTGTACGCCACCGTCGACGGAGCCAGGCCGTTGCCCGGTTTGTGCGATGGAATTGGTTGAAGCAACCGGCGGCGGAGGAGGCGACGGCATTTCGGTCACGATTGAACCATCTGCCCGCCGGCTCGTTGGCATTCAAACCGCCATGTCCACCATGGGTGAAGTCAATCGAACGATTCGCACGATCGGATCGATCGACTTCGATGAAAGCCGGTTGTCGACGATCAGTGCCTACGTCGACGGGCGTTTGGAAAAGATGTACGCCAACTACGCCGGCGTGAAAGTCAACGAGGGCGACGACCTTGCGTTGCTCTACAGCCCACAGCTGTACACAGCGCAAACCGAATTTGTGAGCAGCATGAACAGCGGCGGAAAGGTCGGTCGGTTCCAGTTGGACGACGGCGACCTTAACGCGATGGCTCGCGAGAATTTGGCAGAACTTGGAATGACGCAGTCGCAGATCGACCAACTTGCGCAGTCAGGCAAACCCATGTCGCGGGTTCGCATCAAGAGCCCGCAGAGTGGAACGGTAATCGAAAAGTCAGCTGTTGAAGGAGACTACGTCAAAACGGGACAAAAGCTCTACCGAGTGGCCGACCTGAGTAGCGTTTGGATGATGTTGGATCTGTTTCCCGACGACGCCTCGGCGGTTCGATTTGGCCAGCAGGTGGAAGCGGAAATCCAATCGATGCCGGGCGAAATCTTTACCGGGCGAGTTGCTTTCATCGACCCGACGGTTAACCCGAAGACGCGAACCGTTCGTGTCCGCGTCGAGATCATGAATTTTGATGGCAAGCTGCGACCGGGGGACTACGCGACGGCTCGCGTCACCGTCCCCGCGATCCCGATGGATCAAGTTTACGATCCGGCGCTTGCGAACAAATATATCAGCCCAATGCATCCGCAAGTCATCCGCGACGATCCAGGCAAATGCCCACTTTGCGATATGGATTTGGTTCCGACATCGCAGCTCGGATTCGCGGATAAACCGTTGCCGATGCAGCAAGTCGTCACCGTTCCGCGAGACGCCGTCTTGTTGGCCGGTGAAAACAGTGTGATCTACGTCGAGACCGAGCCTGGACGGTTTGAGATTCGCCGAATCACTGTTGGTCCGATGAATCGCAAGGAAGCGGTCATTGTCGAAGGATTGGCCGCTGGTGAGACGGTTGCGACAGGCGGTAATTTCCTGATCGACTCGCAAATGCAACTCGCCGGAAATCCATCGTTGATGGACCCAACAAAAGCACCGAGCTATTCGCCAGGACCACTCGAACTTCCTCAAGCCAACCCCGTTGTGCTGACTAACGACACGGGGAAATCGCTCGATCGAACTTACGATGCCTACTTTGAGATTCAACGTGCGATGGCCGCCGACCAAACGCCTCCGCCCGTCGTGCTGAATTCACTTATCGCAGGACTTCGTGAACTGGAAATGGCGCCCGAAGTTCCCGATGGAGCGCAACGTAACTTCGCGACCGCTCGCCGCGCAGCCTCTCGCATGGACGGCTCGCTGGAAACCGCTCGCGAAGCCTATCGTGGCGTCAGCCACGCGATGTTGAAAGCGGCTACGGTTGTTCGCGGCCAGAAGACGGCCGAGAAGCTTACGCATTACTACTGCCCGATGGTTCCTGGCGGCGGAGGCGACTGGATGCAACCCGGCGGCGAATTGCAGAACCCGTATTGGGGCAGCGAGATGCTGACGTGTGGGGAGTTAGTCGGGGAGTCGGGGAGATGGGGAGATGGGGAGATGGGGAGATGGGGAGATGGGGAGATGGGGAGATGGGGAGATGGGGAGGTGAGTCGAAATGAGTGA
- a CDS encoding zinc-dependent alcohol dehydrogenase family protein, producing the protein MKAAIYSEFGGPISIETVPDPTPTKRGVVIRVEATGLCRSDWHGWMGHDPDIRLPHVPGHELAGVIEAVGSDVGSWRVGQRVTLPFVCGCGSCPQCSAGHQQVCDRQFQPGFTHWGSFAQYVAIDYADANLVAIPETIDFATAASLGCRFATAFRAIVDQGQVRGGQWVAVHGAGGVGLSAIMIANAMGAHAIAIDIDDQKLEFARTVGAVATVNAQNTEDVVAEIQAITGGGADVSIDALGSPTTCFNSVACLRKRGKHVQVGLMLADHKHPAVPMDKVIAGELEILGSHGMQAHRYPAMLAMIAAGKLKPEKLIGSRIPLSDAVNALPAMDRHQGTGVTIIDRFA; encoded by the coding sequence ATGAAAGCAGCGATCTACAGCGAGTTTGGCGGTCCGATATCGATCGAGACCGTGCCCGATCCGACGCCGACCAAGCGAGGGGTCGTGATCCGCGTCGAAGCTACCGGACTGTGCCGCAGCGACTGGCACGGCTGGATGGGGCACGATCCCGATATCCGGTTGCCACATGTCCCGGGGCACGAGTTGGCCGGAGTGATCGAAGCGGTCGGCAGCGACGTTGGTTCTTGGCGAGTCGGCCAACGCGTGACGCTTCCTTTTGTCTGCGGTTGCGGCAGTTGTCCGCAATGTTCCGCCGGACACCAACAGGTCTGCGACCGTCAGTTCCAACCCGGATTCACGCACTGGGGCAGCTTTGCCCAATACGTCGCGATCGATTACGCCGACGCGAATCTCGTCGCAATTCCCGAGACGATCGATTTCGCGACCGCCGCCAGTCTGGGCTGCCGGTTTGCCACCGCGTTCCGAGCGATCGTCGATCAGGGGCAGGTTCGCGGCGGACAATGGGTCGCCGTACATGGAGCCGGTGGCGTCGGACTCTCCGCGATCATGATCGCAAACGCAATGGGTGCCCATGCGATCGCGATCGATATCGACGATCAAAAGCTGGAATTTGCGCGAACCGTCGGCGCAGTCGCGACCGTCAATGCGCAAAACACGGAGGACGTTGTCGCTGAAATTCAAGCGATCACCGGCGGGGGAGCCGATGTCTCGATCGACGCTCTAGGAAGCCCAACAACTTGCTTCAACTCAGTCGCTTGCCTGCGAAAGCGAGGCAAACACGTGCAGGTTGGATTAATGCTTGCCGACCACAAACATCCTGCGGTTCCGATGGACAAAGTCATCGCTGGCGAGTTGGAAATTCTGGGGAGCCACGGGATGCAAGCGCACCGCTATCCGGCGATGCTTGCAATGATCGCCGCTGGAAAACTGAAACCGGAAAAACTGATTGGATCCAGGATCCCCTTGTCCGACGCCGTCAACGCACTGCCGGCGATGGATCGACATCAAGGGACTGGCGTCACGATCATCGATCGCTTTGCATAG
- a CDS encoding metal-sensitive transcriptional regulator has product MLSDDEKKKLNNRLRRVIGQVEAVGRMIEDEEYCVDILMQLSAATGALNKVGQIVLEQHVKSCVSDAIERGNAQDRDEKIEELMKVFRKYSE; this is encoded by the coding sequence ATGCTTTCTGACGACGAGAAAAAGAAGCTCAACAACCGACTCCGGCGTGTCATCGGACAAGTCGAAGCGGTTGGTCGTATGATCGAGGACGAAGAGTATTGCGTCGACATTTTGATGCAGTTGTCGGCTGCGACGGGAGCACTCAATAAGGTCGGCCAGATCGTGCTGGAACAACACGTCAAGAGCTGCGTCAGCGATGCGATCGAACGTGGAAACGCCCAAGACCGCGACGAGAAGATCGAAGAGCTGATGAAGGTGTTTCGTAAGTACTCCGAGTGA
- a CDS encoding haloacid dehalogenase type II, translating to MKRTLFTIALTFCALALTSNTTRAQDAPTDKSSSTANESGAEMPRPKVIIFDVNETLLDLSPLKTSVGKALGGREDLLPLWFSTMLHYSLVETLTDNYHHFGEIGTAALMMVAKTQGIDLDYDTAKAAIVTPLRSLPPHADVVVGITSLSKSGYKIVSLTNSSAAGVETQFNNAGLTELFEKRYTVESLKKYKPHPDTYRMVLKDLGVRPEEVLMVAAHAWDIAGATNVGLQTAFVARPGKTLYPNAPRPDYVVKDLSELVQVLQKTKPVAAK from the coding sequence ATGAAACGCACACTTTTCACGATCGCACTGACATTCTGTGCACTGGCACTCACCAGTAACACCACTCGCGCTCAAGACGCCCCGACCGACAAGTCGTCGAGCACGGCAAACGAATCAGGAGCCGAGATGCCCAGGCCCAAAGTCATCATCTTCGACGTCAACGAAACGTTGCTCGATCTCTCGCCGTTGAAGACTTCAGTTGGCAAGGCTCTCGGCGGTCGCGAAGACCTCCTGCCGCTGTGGTTCTCGACGATGTTGCACTACTCGTTGGTCGAAACACTCACCGACAACTATCACCACTTCGGCGAGATCGGTACCGCGGCGCTGATGATGGTGGCCAAGACGCAGGGAATCGACCTCGATTACGACACTGCCAAAGCCGCGATCGTAACGCCGCTTCGCTCGCTGCCGCCACACGCCGACGTCGTCGTCGGAATCACTTCGCTGTCGAAGTCGGGATACAAGATCGTCAGCCTTACCAATTCATCGGCTGCGGGGGTTGAAACGCAGTTCAATAACGCGGGGCTGACCGAGCTGTTTGAAAAGCGTTACACGGTTGAGAGTCTCAAAAAGTACAAACCGCATCCCGATACCTACCGGATGGTACTAAAAGATCTCGGCGTCCGCCCCGAAGAGGTTTTGATGGTCGCCGCGCATGCCTGGGATATTGCGGGAGCGACCAACGTAGGTCTACAGACCGCCTTCGTCGCTCGCCCAGGCAAGACGCTGTATCCCAACGCCCCACGACCCGACTACGTCGTCAAAGATCTTTCGGAACTGGTGCAGGTTTTGCAGAAGACTAAACCTGTGGCGGCGAAGTAG